A genomic segment from Candidatus Poribacteria bacterium encodes:
- a CDS encoding divalent metal cation transporter → MANGESATSSREFEPLQTAEMPARTRSFWQLAGPGAILVGLSIGAGEIIVWPRIAAQYGGSMVWAAVLGVFMQLWINFEVARWTIVTGESVFSGFARTWRGFALIFALFTVFSWIAPGWGKASGLALKALLVGPDGFGSGTFWTAVTFGLVALLLLGPKLVYTSVERTIAVLIVIVIGGLVAVAVGVGTAEHWGELGRGIVSVGRIEPGMDIKSLFIATVFAGAGGTANLFYTFYLRDKHVGMGLRIQGMANPLRDRTEKAPTPGYTYDDANPENAARFRSWFSYARRDQLLFFWFLNTVTILLFVFGALCVLRPQGIVPQAGTLIWDEAAVLAEVWGETGRTIFLLVGVATLFSTQLALIDGCARSLSDIVYFNVPKARKRGVAWWYILFAAAWMVVGTGLTWFMEQRNITELGFVFNSAYIGGFAMAVYVPLLLYMNLKRLPKSARPGPVHTAFMVIASLIYVGFAVASTVWEIGRIATG, encoded by the coding sequence ATGGCGAATGGGGAGAGCGCGACTTCGTCGCGCGAGTTCGAGCCGCTGCAGACGGCGGAGATGCCGGCTCGGACGAGGTCGTTCTGGCAGCTCGCGGGCCCCGGAGCCATTCTCGTCGGGCTGTCCATCGGCGCTGGCGAGATCATCGTATGGCCCCGCATCGCCGCTCAGTACGGCGGATCGATGGTGTGGGCGGCGGTCCTGGGCGTCTTCATGCAGCTCTGGATCAACTTTGAGGTCGCCCGTTGGACCATCGTGACGGGCGAGAGCGTCTTCTCCGGGTTCGCGCGAACCTGGCGAGGCTTTGCGCTCATCTTCGCCCTGTTCACCGTGTTCAGTTGGATCGCTCCCGGCTGGGGCAAAGCCTCGGGTTTGGCGTTGAAGGCGCTGCTGGTGGGACCCGACGGCTTCGGTTCCGGCACGTTCTGGACAGCCGTCACATTCGGCTTGGTCGCGCTGCTCCTGCTCGGACCTAAGCTCGTCTACACGAGCGTCGAACGAACGATCGCCGTGCTGATCGTGATCGTCATCGGCGGATTGGTCGCCGTCGCGGTCGGGGTCGGAACCGCCGAGCACTGGGGCGAGCTGGGACGTGGCATCGTCAGTGTCGGACGAATCGAGCCCGGCATGGACATCAAGTCGCTCTTCATCGCGACGGTCTTCGCCGGCGCCGGAGGAACCGCGAACCTGTTCTACACCTTCTACCTCCGAGACAAGCACGTCGGCATGGGCTTGCGAATCCAGGGCATGGCGAACCCTCTGCGCGACCGCACCGAGAAAGCCCCCACGCCAGGGTACACCTACGACGACGCGAACCCTGAGAACGCCGCGCGGTTCCGCTCCTGGTTCTCCTACGCGCGCCGCGATCAGCTGCTCTTCTTCTGGTTCCTGAACACGGTGACGATCCTGCTGTTCGTCTTTGGCGCGCTGTGCGTGCTCCGTCCGCAGGGCATCGTACCGCAGGCAGGGACGCTCATCTGGGACGAGGCGGCGGTTCTCGCGGAGGTGTGGGGCGAGACAGGGCGGACCATCTTCCTGCTGGTGGGCGTCGCGACACTCTTCTCGACACAGTTGGCGCTGATCGACGGATGCGCGAGGTCGCTGTCGGACATCGTCTACTTCAACGTGCCAAAGGCTCGGAAGCGCGGCGTGGCTTGGTGGTACATCCTCTTCGCCGCCGCATGGATGGTCGTCGGTACGGGTCTGACGTGGTTCATGGAACAGCGGAACATCACCGAGTTGGGGTTCGTGTTCAACTCGGCGTACATCGGCGGGTTCGCGATGGCGGTCTACGTGCCGCTGCTGCTCTACATGAACCTGAAGCGTCTTCCGAAGTCGGCGCGTCCGGGTCCCGTGCACACGGCGTTCATGGTGATCGCCAGCCTGATCTACGTCGGCTTCGCCGTCGCGTCGACCGTGTGGGAGATCGGACGGATCGCTACGGGATGA
- a CDS encoding ATP phosphoribosyltransferase, which produces MNVLRVGIPKGSLQEATTRLFAKAGYQIFVSSRSYSISFDDAELTGMLLRPQEMALYVEKDILDIGFAGKDWVSECGADVEIVTELVYSRATNRPARWVLAVPEESPIQSVHDLNGKVVYTELVRTVSEWFAKHSVTADIRFSHGVTEAKIPHLCDAIVDLTETGSSIEANNLRIVDTMMETATVLVANRASWADPWKRAKGEDIVMLLQGALSAESKVALKLNAPKARLSEVLSVLPAMKTPTISTLADEDWVAVETVVDQSQIRSLIPVLHRAGAQDLIEFPLNKVIP; this is translated from the coding sequence ATGAACGTCCTGCGCGTCGGTATCCCCAAGGGCAGTCTGCAGGAAGCCACGACGCGCCTGTTCGCCAAGGCGGGGTACCAAATCTTCGTTTCGTCCCGGTCGTACTCGATCTCGTTCGACGACGCCGAACTGACCGGCATGCTGCTGCGACCCCAGGAGATGGCGCTCTACGTCGAGAAGGACATCCTCGACATCGGGTTCGCCGGGAAGGATTGGGTCAGCGAGTGCGGCGCAGACGTCGAGATCGTGACCGAGCTCGTCTACAGCCGCGCGACGAACCGACCCGCCCGATGGGTGCTCGCCGTGCCCGAGGAATCGCCGATCCAGTCCGTCCACGACCTGAACGGCAAGGTGGTCTACACGGAGTTGGTTCGGACGGTCTCCGAGTGGTTCGCCAAACACTCCGTCACGGCGGATATCCGATTCTCGCACGGCGTCACCGAGGCGAAGATCCCGCACCTGTGCGACGCCATCGTCGATCTGACGGAGACCGGGAGCTCCATCGAGGCGAACAACCTGCGCATCGTAGACACGATGATGGAGACGGCGACCGTGCTCGTGGCGAACCGCGCGAGCTGGGCGGACCCGTGGAAGCGCGCCAAGGGGGAAGACATCGTGATGCTGCTGCAGGGCGCGCTCTCGGCAGAGAGCAAGGTGGCGCTCAAGCTCAACGCCCCGAAGGCGCGTCTCTCAGAGGTTCTCAGCGTGCTGCCGGCGATGAAGACCCCGACGATCTCGACCCTTGCGGACGAAGACTGGGTCGCCGTCGAGACGGTCGTCGATCAGTCGCAGATACGGTCGTTGATCCCGGTCCTGCACCGCGCCGGGGCGCAAGACCTGATCGAGTTCCCGCTCAACAAGGTCATCCCGTAG